TGTCTTGAGCAATTTTTTTGCGCAGCTCAAAACGGTCCATGCCATTGTAGGCCTGCACTTGCTCCGATGGATTTTCTTCCATCAATTCGGCGGTGGTAAACTTGCCCGATGCATCGAGGGTATCGATGGCTTTCAGGTTGTGTTTGAGGCCGAGCATGTTGTCGTTCTTATCGTGTGCCGGTGTAATTTTTAATGCACCGGTACCAAACTCAGCATCCACGTATTCATCTGCAATAATGGGAATGCGGCGGTTGATGATGGGCACGATAACTTCTTTGCCAACAAATGCAGTATAGCGTTCGTCAGTTGGGTTTACACAAATGGCTACGTCGCCCAATATGGTTTCGGGACGGGTGGTAGCCACCGTCATGCCTCCGGGTGTGCCATCGGCAAAAGGATAGGTAACGTAGTACAGCTTGCTGTCAATTTCTTTGAAGATGACTTCTTCATCACTCAGCGCTGTGAGGCCTACAGGATCCCAGTTGACCATGCGTTTGCCACGGTAAATGAGGCCTTTGTTGTACAGGTCGATGAACACTTTAATCACCGACTGATAATAGTCGGGGTCCATGGTAAAACTGGTGCGGTCCCAATCGAGGCTGCAACCCAGTTTTTTGAGTTGTTGTAAAATGATGCCGCCGTATTTCTCTTTCCATTCCCAGGCGTATTTCAAAAACTCATCGCGGCTGAGCGAAGATTTGGCAATGCCTCTTTCGCGGAGCATACCTACCACTTTGGCTTCGGTGGCAATGCTGGCGTGGTCGGTGCCCGGCACCCAGCAGGCATTTTTGCCCTGCATGCGAGCCCGGCGAATGAGAATGTCCTGAATGGTATTGTTGAGGCAGTGGCCCATGTGCAACACACCGGTCACATTGGGCGGCGGAATAACAATGGTATACGGCTCCCGATGGTCGGGGGTGCTGTGAAAATATTGCTTGTCCAGCCAGTGCTGGTACCACTTGGTTTCGGCTTGTTGGTGCTCAAAGTTTTTGCTCAGTTCCATATCAATATAATATACGCTGCCGGGCAGCGGGGCGCAAAAATAACGAATGCGAAAGGCATTTCCTGAGAAAGCCTGTGAGCCTTTCCCGAAGCGGGTATCAGCCTTTTCAATACTTTAAAAAACGATGAAAACGAGTGGTGTGATTAAAGCTTTTCACCAGCGGCATTGGCCACAGGCGCTTCCACTTCTAACGGCACTTCTACGCCAAAAAAGCTGAAGGCAATTTCCTGCCCCACTTTGTCAGCACTGGTAAACCGAATATTTCTACTCAATCGAAGTTTACTCCGGCTGTCGTACACATCAATTTTGGCGCTGTACTTGCTGCCCTTTTTGCTGAATTGAACCATGGCTTTTGGCACAGCAGCATTGCTGTAGTTTTGCCAGTTGCAGCTTTCAATGTCTGCCTGTACTTTTTTAGTAATTACATCCGAAAGACCGCTGAATTGCAACTGCATCGTAAACGGCAGGTTGCTAAATGGAATCAGGTTGGGATAATTGTCGAACAAGAGTGTTTGATACTTCAGCGCATCATCGTTGTTGTCTTCCCGCACAGCGTGTTCCCACAAGCCTTCGTATAGCCGGGCCATAAAGAGTTTTTCATGAGCGGTGTCCACACGGGTTTGCATCAATGTCGAATACATTTTAGCAGCATCTGCATATTTTTTCTGCGTCCAAAGCAGCCTGCCTTCATACAGCGTGAAATAGGGTTTGATTTTTTCTCTTGGGTCGAGGCTGGCGTAGTCATGCATGAGCTTGCTGAAGTAGCGGGGACTGAAGCGATGCATAAGCGAAAAAATTTCATCGTAACTCACGGTGCTTTCACCACAAAAAAGGTCGTAAATGATGCGGCTTCTTTCTGGGTTTAAGATGAGTTGATTGGCCAGTAAATATTCATGCACGTATTGCTGCGCCTGCAGCGACGCTACCTCGTACAACCATTTGGGATGGTACCACCAATTGCGATGTAAAAACTTGGTGGCTGCAATTTTCTTTTCGAACCAGACTAACTTGAGTACGCCAATGGTAAACTCGTATTGCGGTTGTGTAAGCGTAGTGCCAATGTGAATTTCTTTGAAATGTGCCGCCTTGTCGAGCGTAAGCCAGGCACTATCCAATTCGCCATTGTAGAGGTAAGAGCGGGCCAATGCTATATTGTACCAGCCAAAGCCCGGCGATGAGTTCGATAATTCAATGGCCTCTTTTGCCATCGACATGGCTTCATTCGTTTTGCCTGCGTAAATGTTGAGGATGGGCAAGTAATAATAAGGCTCCATCAGGTTTTTAAAGCCACCATATTTGTAACGGTCACGGTCGTACATTGCTGCAGCCGTTGCAAACTCGCCAATTTCTGCTTTCAAGCTACCATAGTTGTTCCAGCTGACAGCTCCGTACGATGCCATTTGCTCATAGTAGTATGCACTGCTGTCGTAGTTTTTGAGGTAGGAGTGTATGAGTGATAAATTGTGGTAAATGCTCATCCGGTCTTGCTCTGCCTGAAAGTCGCCAAACCACAAGTTGTTGTTTTCCAGGTTACGGTTGATGTGATCCAAGCCTTCGTAGCAGGCAGCTAAAGCCAGCTGTTCATTTTCTAATACGGAGTTGCGCAAAAAACGATACTGCTCTTTGGTGTAAAATCTGTTGCGATGGATGAGCCATGCCAGCCTTGGATACAAACTGCCGAAATGATCTTTGCGAAAACTTTTGGCCTTCAATTTTTGCAATACCCACATGGCACTGTCGGGACGTTCCAGGTTTTCATATACTTCACGTACAGCATTGGTCAGTGTCAGATAATCTACATACCGCTGGTTATTCACGGTGTACGTATACGGGTCGTTGAAAATGGTGGTGAGCAATGCGCCGAAGTCTTTTTCCATCAGCAAAAAGGCCTTGCGCAAAAAAGGCAATGACTTTTCCAAACCACTTACATCGGCAGAGCGGTCGCTGAGGTACATGCCTTGGTACATCCAGCCCATGTAATAGGTGCTGTCGAGCCGCACAAACTCTTTGCCTCTTGGCAATGCATCTTTTTCCGTTGGAGAAACGCCTTGCCGCTTCGCATCTATTTCGTAGCGGGCAGCAGGGTTTTGTGCATGGCTATGTACTGCCAGCAACAACATTACAACACTCCATATGTATCGGAAATAACTCATGAACGTTGAAGGCTGTTATTGAGTAATGCGCAGTTTGTGTAAACGATCCATTTCTGTTTTCAAGATGCCAGGCAACGCATTGGCTTTGGCTTCTTTGTTGCGATACATCAGGCGGTGGTCAAGCACCGGAATCGTGAGGTCGAAGATGTCATCTTCGGTCACAAATGTGCGGCCGTTGACCAATGCGTATGCTTTCAGGCATTTCAAAAAGTTGATGCCGCTTCGGGTAGAAGCACCGAGAATAATTTCAGGGTGACGACGTGTTTCCCACACGATATTGCGTACGGCTTTCACCAACTCTTCGTGAATGGTTACCTGCTCCGCCTGCTCTTGCAAATTCAAAATTTCTTGCATGCTCAGCACTTGCTGAATGTGCTGCAGGTTGTTGGCAATGCCTAAGTAGTTGTTGTAGATTTCCAACTCCGTTGTTTCATCTACATAACCAAAAATAATTTTGATAGAGAAGCGGTCCAGCTGTGCAGCAGGCAACGGATAAGTGCCTTCCATTTCTACCGGGTTTTGAGTAGCAATGGTGAAGAACAGCTTATTGAGTTTGTAAGTGGTATCGCCAATGGTGATTTGATTTTCGGCCATACACTCCAGCAATGCCGATTGCACTTTTGGTGATGCCCGGTTGATTTCATCGGCCAGCAATACATTGGTAAACAACGGTCCTTTTTTGAAGACGAATTCTTTTTTGTCTTCGTCGTAAATGTGCGAACCGATAAGGTCCATCGGCAGTAGGTCGGGTGTAAACTGAATGCGTTTGAAACCCACACTGCTATCGCCACCCATGGCACCGCTGATGCTTTGTGCCAACGTTTTGGCCATTACGGTTTTACCCGTGCCGGGATTGTCTTCCATTAAAATATGGCCCTTCGCCAGCAAGGCTGTCAAGATGTATTTGATCTGGCTGCGTTTGCCTTTGATAACGGTTTCAATATTATCAACCAATTGTTGCAGGTGCTGCATGGCCATTTCGGTTGCCTGAGTTTGCTCCATGGTGTTGTGTTTTATTGGCGGGTGGTTATGATGCGTATAATGATGGTTTGCTAAAGAAACTGATGCTGCGGCGCAGGTCGATCATGTGTGAAAAACGATGCTTGAATGGCAATTGTTTGCTCACTGTGTGAATGGTAGCGGGATAGTAAGCTGCTGCTATTTCCAGGTCGCGGCTGTTGAGTGGTTGCTTGCTGTATTTCAGTTTTTGATATACCTGCATAAAGCTTTCGAGCTGTGTGCCAAATTGTGCATCTACTTGTTGGCGGGCAAACTGCACTGGTGACAACCCCGTTTTTTCAATGCCCATTTGATGCAGGTAATACATCATGCTGAGGTAACGCCAGTATTGTTGTGTGGCTGGCTTGCCGGCTGTGGCAGCTCTCATACGCAGGTATTGGAAAATGAGCCAGGGCAATGCCAGTAACAAAATAATGAAGGCCATGGTGCCAATGGCAAGGTTGCGCCAAACGGCATTCCAGTCGGTGGGTGTTTCTGGCACAACTTGTTTATCCAGCGCTGCTTTTTCTTCTTCTGTCAGCATGATTTTGATTTCATCAATTGGTGCTGGTGTCGGAAAGCGTTGCAGCAATGTAATTGCGTTATCCGCTTCAGTAGGTTCAATTTCTTTAAATGTGTTGGCGTACGAAACCGCAACAATCTGTTGGCCTTTTTCCAATGCACTCAAATTAACTACGCCGGTGTCGTGGGTGATTTTTGCCATGCTCACATCCATCAGCCAGGGCTGTGTGGGCTTTAGTTCGTAGGGCCGATCCCAGTACAGCATCTTCTCCAATTGCATGGTTACTTTTTTAGCTGCAGTATCTTTGCTCACTACAGTGCCGTTGGCTACCAGCCAAGCGGTTTGCGTAGCCAGTGGTGGTGTTTGGTCGGGTTGTGGTGCCTGTTGTTGTTCGGCATCGGGCACGGTGGTATCAAAATCTATCCAGCCATAACCCGGAAAATAAACCTGCACCCAGGCATGCGCCTGGTCTTCGTAAAACCAATACCAGCCGGGGTTTTTATTGCTGCGGTCAATGGTCATAAAGCCGGTAGCAATGCGGCTGGGTATGCCGAGTGAACGCAACAAAAACAGCGTAGCTCCTGCATAGTAAGCGCAGTAACCTTTTTTATTGTCGAATAAAAAGTAGGTGAGTTTGTTGGCGCTGGGTATGCCGGGTACGCCGGGGTTGTCGGAGTATTTAAAAGTTGGTTGACCGTTTTCGTCTTTGCGCATAAAAAAGTCTCGCATGGCAATGGCTTTGTCCACCGTGGTGTTGGCGCCGGTTTCTGCTACAATGCTTGCTGCCAGTGCCCGTATGCTGTCGTATTCTTCGCCGTAAGGCATACTGGTATAGTACTGCATAAATGCAGCATTCGTTTGGCTGTAGTCTGGTGCCTCCCGCAGTATGCGGAAGCGTTCTTCCTGAAACTGCTCCAGCCATTGAGCACCGGCGGGGTTGTACACAAAGTAGGCGCTGTTCAGTTCACTCACCATCATCTTGGCCCGGTAGGCACTGCGGTACACATCTTTGTTTTCATCGGGCACCGAAATGGGCTGCACAAAATAGGCTGTGGATGGAGCGGTAAATACCCGGGCACTCAATTGTTTTTTGTACACTTCAACAGTTGCGGTGCGGCGCATTTTTCCATTGGTGGCGGAGTACAAAACGCTGGTGTCTTGCTTGGTAAAGAACAGCGGAATCTGGCTGACATCGGGGCTAAACAAATCATTGAAAGGCCGCAGACTATCTACTTCAAATGTTTGCGTTTCTATATCAAACTTGCTGTAATAATCGGTGATGAAATACAGCGGGTTGGGTGTTTTGCCATCTACAAAAAAGTTGTCGAGTTTGGCTACAAACACTACCGAGTCTTTGTTGGCTTTGTTGTTGAAACCCGACAATCCCATGCCCTGGTTGGTAGTGGTGCCGCTGCCATCGTTGTGCGTCATGCCACTGCCTTTGTTGTTGCTTTCTTTGGGTTGTTGCTGGCTCCATTCTTTTTCTACGCCTTCGTATTGCGGCTTCAGCCAATAGAGCAACCCGGCAATCAGTAATATCATCAGCGCCATAAAACCCAACATGCGGCGGGCTACTTTCCAAAACAGTGCCGGCTCTCGGGTGTTGATGTTGCGCAGCAACTCACTGATGTAAATGATGTAAAAGTTATATGCCAAAGTAGGGGCATACAAGGCTATCACCATGTTGCTTTGCAATGTTGCAGTGGTTGCTACTACCACAGCCATCGCTGCCAACAATAGCACGGACCATACCACACTAAAGAAACGGGCCCGGGCGAAACCGTATCCGGCTATC
The Phnomibacter ginsenosidimutans genome window above contains:
- a CDS encoding AAA family ATPase; protein product: MEQTQATEMAMQHLQQLVDNIETVIKGKRSQIKYILTALLAKGHILMEDNPGTGKTVMAKTLAQSISGAMGGDSSVGFKRIQFTPDLLPMDLIGSHIYDEDKKEFVFKKGPLFTNVLLADEINRASPKVQSALLECMAENQITIGDTTYKLNKLFFTIATQNPVEMEGTYPLPAAQLDRFSIKIIFGYVDETTELEIYNNYLGIANNLQHIQQVLSMQEILNLQEQAEQVTIHEELVKAVRNIVWETRRHPEIILGASTRSGINFLKCLKAYALVNGRTFVTEDDIFDLTIPVLDHRLMYRNKEAKANALPGILKTEMDRLHKLRITQ
- a CDS encoding transglutaminase domain-containing protein, which codes for MMQLKQYTFRKEAALYLLLGLPTIAVVGYAIFEANQYFSFLQNGWRMQTLEFALGMLAAFSLFLRRFRFLPISLVLLAIVAGTGLLVETQLTGELDAYFWSVKFYTAALFFGTGWIAGYGFARARFFSVVWSVLLLAAMAVVVATTATLQSNMVIALYAPTLAYNFYIIYISELLRNINTREPALFWKVARRMLGFMALMILLIAGLLYWLKPQYEGVEKEWSQQQPKESNNKGSGMTHNDGSGTTTNQGMGLSGFNNKANKDSVVFVAKLDNFFVDGKTPNPLYFITDYYSKFDIETQTFEVDSLRPFNDLFSPDVSQIPLFFTKQDTSVLYSATNGKMRRTATVEVYKKQLSARVFTAPSTAYFVQPISVPDENKDVYRSAYRAKMMVSELNSAYFVYNPAGAQWLEQFQEERFRILREAPDYSQTNAAFMQYYTSMPYGEEYDSIRALAASIVAETGANTTVDKAIAMRDFFMRKDENGQPTFKYSDNPGVPGIPSANKLTYFLFDNKKGYCAYYAGATLFLLRSLGIPSRIATGFMTIDRSNKNPGWYWFYEDQAHAWVQVYFPGYGWIDFDTTVPDAEQQQAPQPDQTPPLATQTAWLVANGTVVSKDTAAKKVTMQLEKMLYWDRPYELKPTQPWLMDVSMAKITHDTGVVNLSALEKGQQIVAVSYANTFKEIEPTEADNAITLLQRFPTPAPIDEIKIMLTEEEKAALDKQVVPETPTDWNAVWRNLAIGTMAFIILLLALPWLIFQYLRMRAATAGKPATQQYWRYLSMMYYLHQMGIEKTGLSPVQFARQQVDAQFGTQLESFMQVYQKLKYSKQPLNSRDLEIAAAYYPATIHTVSKQLPFKHRFSHMIDLRRSISFFSKPSLYAS